The Solanum pennellii chromosome 11, SPENNV200 genome contains a region encoding:
- the LOC107003974 gene encoding adenylate isopentenyltransferase 5, chloroplastic-like, giving the protein MNTFINNEEIKKKVIFIMGATGTGKSRLSVDLATHFRGEIINSDKMQVYKGLEIVTNKITHTEKQGVRHYLLGEIEPDSDFTTEDFCLQAIIYIEEILKSQRVPIIVGGSNSYIEKLVEDPVFMFKYKYDSCFIWIDVEKSVLNRRVDMRVDQMVKAGLVDKVRQIFIPDADYTKGIRRSIGVPEMDRYLREETNIDGDDESKKMILQSSISSIKRNTRMLICNQLDKIQRLISEKMWLVHHIIATDVFKEDREEDLYEAWTNIVLQPCLDFVKRFLKNDHNIIIEFT; this is encoded by the exons ATGAATACTTTCATCAATAATGAAGAGATCAAGAAGAAAGTTATCTTTATAATGGGGGCCACAGGAACGGGAAAATCTCGTCTCTCTGTTGACCTTGCCACCCATTTTCGAGGAGAAATTATCAACTCAGATAAAATGCAAGTTTACAAGGGACTTGAAATTGTTACAAACAAGATCACACATACTGAAAAACAAGGTGTACGACACTATTTGTtag GTGAAATTGAACCAGATTCAGACTTCACAActgaagatttttgtttgcaAGCTATCATCTATATAGAAGAAATACTGAAGAGTCAACGTGTTCCAATTATTGTTGGAGGGTCAAATTCGTATATCGAAAAACTTGTGGAAGATCCTGtgttcatgttcaaatataagtatgataGCTGCTTTATTTGGATTGATGTTGAGAAATCAGTCTTGAACCGTAGAGTTGACATGAGGGTTGATCAAATGGTCAAAGCag GGCTAGTGGATAAGGTGCGACAGATTTTCATTCCAGATGCAGATTACACCAAAGGAATCCGACGGTCCATCGGGGTCCCTGAAATGGACAGATATTTAAGGGAAGAAACAAACATAGACGGAGATGATGAATCAAAGAAGATGATACTTCAATCTTCAATTTCAAGTATCAAGCGTAATACTCGTATGTTAATTTGTAACCAACTTGACAAGATTCAACGATTAATAAGCGAGAAAATGTGGTTAGTGCATCATATTATTGCTACGGACGTTTTCAAAGAAGATAGAGAAGAAGATCTTTACGAAGCATGGACGAATATTGTTTTGCAACCATGCCTAGATTTTGTGAAGAGATTTCTCAAAAACgatcacaatattattattgagtttACATAA